The Cyanobacteriota bacterium region CTACAACCTCTCTGGTGGACAACAACAGCGACTTTGTATTGCCCGTGCCCTAGCAACTGATCCTGAACTAGTGCTGTTTGATGAACCGACCTCTGCCTTGGATCCAATTGCTACTGATAGCATTGAAGGTTTGATGGACGAACTTAAGAAGCAAGTTACGGTTTTAATTGTTACCCATAGTATGCATCAGGCTGCACGTCTCTCAGATTACACAGCCTTTATGTATATGGGTGAGATAGTAGAGTTTAACGAGACTGCCACGCTGTTCAATCAGCCTGCTCAGAAGCGAACTGCTGATTATGTCAGTGGACGATTCGGCTAGATACTGAGTGCAGAGTTGGGAGTGCCGTCGATAAGT contains the following coding sequences:
- a CDS encoding ATP-binding cassette domain-containing protein; its protein translation is YNLSGGQQQRLCIARALATDPELVLFDEPTSALDPIATDSIEGLMDELKKQVTVLIVTHSMHQAARLSDYTAFMYMGEIVEFNETATLFNQPAQKRTADYVSGRFG